From the genome of Amycolatopsis sp. NBC_01488, one region includes:
- a CDS encoding lipase: protein MRVTNGGVKRILAVLAAALTFGAVAPSVAEAAPSSGWNDWSCRPGTQHPEPVVLVHGLGANDAVNWFFHAPKIAAQSYCVFSLTYGTGILGPGVGGLSSMRDSAAQLGRFVDRVRTATGAAKVDIVGHSEGSTMPAYYLKFDGGAAKVAHFVGFGANYRGTTLGGLDALAKALLTSVPGLGAVVRTACGACTEYLAPSAFLDDLARGGVHVPGPTYTSIVSKDDEVVTPYTSGIMNEPGATDIVLQDFCGSDASGHLSQAIDPNVTALILHALDASYSPACTPFTLPL from the coding sequence ATGCGGGTCACCAACGGCGGCGTCAAGCGAATCCTGGCCGTGCTCGCCGCGGCGCTCACCTTCGGCGCGGTCGCGCCGTCGGTCGCGGAAGCGGCCCCGAGCAGCGGCTGGAACGACTGGTCGTGCCGGCCCGGCACGCAGCACCCGGAGCCCGTCGTGCTGGTGCACGGCCTCGGCGCGAACGACGCCGTCAACTGGTTCTTCCACGCGCCGAAGATCGCCGCCCAGAGCTACTGCGTCTTCTCGCTGACCTACGGCACGGGCATCCTCGGCCCCGGCGTCGGCGGGCTCTCGTCGATGCGCGACAGCGCCGCGCAGCTCGGCCGGTTCGTCGACCGGGTGCGGACCGCGACCGGCGCGGCGAAGGTCGACATCGTCGGTCACTCCGAGGGCAGCACGATGCCCGCGTACTACCTGAAGTTCGACGGCGGCGCGGCGAAGGTCGCGCACTTCGTCGGCTTCGGCGCCAACTACCGCGGCACCACGCTCGGCGGTCTCGACGCACTCGCCAAGGCGCTGCTGACGTCGGTGCCCGGCCTCGGCGCGGTCGTCCGCACGGCGTGCGGCGCGTGCACGGAGTACCTGGCGCCCTCGGCGTTCCTGGACGACCTCGCCCGCGGCGGCGTGCACGTCCCCGGGCCGACGTACACGAGCATCGTCAGCAAGGACGACGAGGTCGTGACGCCGTACACGAGCGGGATCATGAACGAGCCGGGCGCGACGGACATCGTGCTGCAGGACTTCTGCGGATCGGACGCGTCGGGCCACCTGAGCCAGGCGATCGACCCGAACGTCACCGCCCTGATCCTGCACGCCCTCGACGCGAGCTACTCGCCGGCGTGCACGCCGTTCACCCTGCCGTTGTGA
- a CDS encoding formimidoylglutamate deiminase, giving the protein MTFWCEQAWLPGGIASGVRIDVADGRITGVTTGAPRTGVVLTGLTLPGFANGHSHAFHRALRGRTHHERGTFWTWRERMYSLAARLDPDTYYRLARGVYAEMVLGGYTSVGEFHYLHHAPGGQPYADPNAMGEALRQAAADAGIRLTLLDTCYLAGGIGVEPDEVQRRFSDGSASAWASRVADLKEGELFRVGAAIHSVRAVPADQLSLVDSARVVHVHLSEQRAENEQCLNAYGATPTELLHDRGVLTDRLVAVHATHLTASDIDRLSVARACFCPTTERDLGDGIGPARALRDAGTRLSIGSDSNAVVDAFEETRALELDDRLASEERGRFSAEELLEAGTDHAAVGWPEVGALSEGQGADFVTVGLDSVRTAGIEPSGVVFAASGADVRHVVVAGRVVVREGEHQLIERPETVLAKEIEALWQS; this is encoded by the coding sequence ATGACGTTCTGGTGCGAACAGGCGTGGCTGCCCGGCGGGATCGCGTCCGGGGTGCGGATCGACGTCGCGGACGGCCGGATCACGGGCGTGACCACCGGGGCGCCACGGACCGGCGTGGTCCTGACCGGGCTGACGTTGCCGGGCTTCGCGAACGGGCACTCGCACGCCTTCCACCGGGCCCTGCGCGGCCGGACGCACCACGAGCGCGGCACGTTCTGGACCTGGCGCGAGCGGATGTACTCGCTGGCCGCGCGGCTCGACCCGGACACGTACTACCGGCTGGCGCGCGGGGTCTACGCCGAGATGGTCCTGGGCGGGTACACGAGCGTCGGCGAGTTCCACTACCTGCACCACGCACCCGGCGGGCAGCCCTACGCGGACCCGAACGCGATGGGGGAGGCGCTGCGGCAGGCCGCCGCGGACGCCGGGATCCGGCTGACCCTGCTGGACACGTGCTACCTCGCGGGTGGCATCGGCGTCGAACCGGACGAGGTCCAGCGGCGCTTCTCCGACGGCTCGGCGTCGGCTTGGGCTTCGCGGGTGGCCGACCTGAAGGAAGGCGAGCTGTTCCGGGTCGGCGCTGCGATCCACTCGGTGCGGGCGGTTCCGGCGGACCAGCTGTCCCTTGTGGACAGTGCGCGCGTGGTGCACGTCCACCTGTCCGAGCAGCGCGCCGAGAACGAGCAGTGCCTGAACGCGTACGGCGCCACCCCGACCGAGCTGCTGCACGACCGCGGGGTGCTGACCGATCGGCTCGTCGCCGTGCACGCCACGCACTTGACGGCGTCGGACATCGACCGGCTGAGCGTCGCGCGCGCGTGCTTCTGCCCGACCACCGAACGCGATCTCGGCGACGGCATCGGGCCGGCCCGCGCGCTGCGTGACGCCGGTACCCGGTTGAGCATCGGCAGCGACAGCAACGCCGTCGTCGACGCCTTCGAGGAGACCCGCGCGCTGGAGCTGGACGACCGGCTGGCCAGCGAGGAACGCGGCCGGTTCAGCGCCGAGGAACTGCTCGAAGCCGGGACAGACCACGCTGCCGTCGGCTGGCCCGAGGTCGGTGCGTTGTCCGAAGGCCAGGGCGCGGACTTCGTCACCGTGGGCCTGGACTCGGTCCGGACGGCCGGGATCGAGCCGTCCGGGGTCGTGTTCGCGGCCTCCGGCGCCGATGTCCGGCACGTCGTCGTGGCGGGCCGGGTGGTCGTGCGGGAAGGTGAACACCAGCTGATCGAGCGACCGGAAACCGTGTTGGCGAAGGAGATCGAGGCACTGTGGCAGTCCTGA
- a CDS encoding allantoate amidohydrolase yields MSASGFLDEIGDVGRDPKRGGYSRHSFDAPEQDLRAWFGERALGLGLDVDTDHNGNMWAWWGPPGPDAVVTGSHLDSVPGGGAFDGPLGVVSALAAVESLRGKGFRPGKPFAVVVFAEEEGGRFGVPCLGSRLLTGTIDADKARGLRDADGVTFAEAAAKSGFDPSLIGPDPERLGLIGKFLELHVEQGRGLIDLGSPVAVGSTVIAHGRWRFSFAGQGNHAGATLMADRADPMLPAAATVTAVRRLARAVPDARATVGRLVPTPGGTNVIASTVDLWLDARVPGTVTPALVEDITQAAEAAAKEEGCRVSVTRESYSDDVVFDDVLRRDLAGRLGEPPELPTGAGHDAAILAGFVPAGMLYVRNPTGISHSPEEFAEAADVEAGAKALTDVLERLAR; encoded by the coding sequence GTGAGCGCATCCGGGTTCCTCGACGAGATCGGTGACGTCGGGCGCGATCCTAAGCGCGGCGGTTATTCGCGGCACTCGTTCGACGCACCCGAGCAGGACCTGCGCGCGTGGTTCGGCGAGCGCGCGCTGGGCCTCGGGCTCGACGTCGACACCGACCACAACGGCAACATGTGGGCTTGGTGGGGACCGCCGGGACCGGACGCCGTCGTCACCGGCAGCCACCTCGACTCGGTGCCCGGCGGTGGCGCCTTCGACGGCCCGCTCGGCGTCGTCAGCGCGCTGGCCGCGGTGGAAAGCCTGCGGGGAAAGGGTTTCCGGCCCGGGAAGCCGTTCGCCGTCGTCGTGTTCGCCGAGGAGGAGGGCGGCCGGTTCGGCGTCCCGTGCCTCGGCTCGCGGCTGCTCACCGGCACGATCGACGCCGACAAGGCGCGCGGGCTGCGCGACGCCGACGGCGTGACGTTCGCCGAGGCGGCCGCGAAGTCCGGCTTCGACCCCTCGCTGATCGGGCCGGATCCGGAACGGCTGGGGCTGATCGGGAAGTTCCTCGAGCTGCACGTCGAACAGGGCCGCGGGCTCATCGACCTCGGCTCGCCGGTCGCCGTCGGCAGCACGGTGATCGCCCACGGACGGTGGCGGTTTTCCTTCGCGGGGCAGGGAAACCACGCCGGGGCCACGCTCATGGCGGACCGCGCCGACCCGATGCTGCCTGCCGCCGCGACGGTCACCGCCGTCCGGCGGCTGGCTCGCGCGGTGCCGGACGCGCGCGCGACCGTCGGGCGCCTGGTACCGACGCCGGGTGGCACGAACGTCATTGCGTCCACTGTGGACCTCTGGCTGGACGCGCGGGTGCCGGGCACGGTGACTCCCGCGCTGGTCGAGGACATCACGCAGGCCGCCGAAGCGGCGGCGAAGGAAGAAGGCTGCCGGGTGAGCGTGACCCGGGAGTCCTATTCGGACGATGTCGTGTTCGACGACGTCCTCCGCCGCGACCTCGCTGGCCGGCTCGGCGAGCCGCCGGAGCTGCCGACCGGCGCCGGGCACGACGCGGCGATCCTCGCCGGGTTCGTCCCCGCCGGGATGCTGTATGTCCGGAACCCGACCGGCATCAGCCACTCGCCGGAGGAGTTCGCCGAGGCCGCTGACGTCGAAGCCGGCGCGAAGGCACTCACCGACGTCCTGGAGCGGCTGGCGCGATGA
- the hutU gene encoding urocanate hydratase — protein MSRVVRAARGTQLTAKSWQTEAALRMFHNNLDPEVAERPEDLVVYGGTGKAARNWASFDAITRELTTLDVDETLLVQSGKPVGVFRTHEWAPRVLIANSNLVGDWATWPEFRRLEQQGLTMYGQMTAGSWIYIGTQGILQGTYETFAAVAKKKFGGSLKGTLTVTAGLGGMGGAQPLAVTMNDGVALVIECDPQRAHRRVETRYLDEVADDLDDAIARVTKAKQEKRPLSVAVVGNAAEVLPELLRRDVEVDIVTDQTSAHDPLSYLPKGVGVEDWHDYAAKKPDEFTDRSRESMADHVDAMLGFLDKGAEVFDYGNSLRGEAKLGGCERAFDFPGFVPAYIRPLFCEGNGPFRWAALSGDPEDIAATDRAMLELFPENESLARWIRLAGERVAFQGLPARICWLGYGERHLAGLRFNEMVASGELKAPVVIGRDHLDSGSVASPYRETEGMADGSDAIADWPLLNALVNTSSGASWVSIHHGGGVGMGRSIHAGQVSVADGTPLAAQKLERVLTNDPGMGVIRHVDAGYDRANDVADERGVRVPMREGA, from the coding sequence ATGTCCCGCGTAGTCCGCGCCGCCCGTGGCACCCAGCTCACTGCCAAGTCGTGGCAGACCGAAGCCGCGCTGCGCATGTTCCACAACAACCTCGACCCCGAGGTCGCCGAGCGCCCCGAGGACCTGGTCGTCTACGGCGGCACCGGCAAGGCCGCCCGCAACTGGGCCAGCTTCGACGCGATCACCCGCGAACTGACCACTTTGGACGTCGACGAGACGCTGCTCGTGCAGTCCGGCAAGCCGGTCGGCGTGTTCCGCACGCACGAGTGGGCGCCGCGCGTGCTCATCGCCAACTCGAACCTGGTCGGCGACTGGGCGACCTGGCCCGAGTTCCGCCGGCTCGAGCAGCAGGGCCTCACGATGTACGGCCAGATGACCGCGGGGTCGTGGATCTACATCGGCACCCAGGGCATCCTCCAGGGCACGTACGAGACGTTCGCCGCGGTCGCGAAGAAGAAGTTCGGCGGGTCGCTGAAAGGCACGCTCACCGTGACCGCCGGACTCGGCGGCATGGGCGGCGCCCAGCCGCTCGCCGTGACCATGAACGACGGCGTCGCGCTGGTCATCGAGTGCGACCCGCAGCGCGCGCACCGCCGCGTCGAGACGCGCTACCTGGACGAAGTCGCCGACGACCTCGACGACGCCATCGCCCGGGTCACCAAGGCGAAGCAGGAGAAGCGGCCGCTGTCGGTCGCCGTCGTCGGCAACGCCGCCGAGGTGCTGCCGGAGCTGCTGCGCCGCGACGTAGAGGTCGACATCGTCACCGACCAGACGTCCGCGCACGACCCGCTGTCGTACCTGCCCAAGGGCGTCGGCGTCGAGGATTGGCACGACTACGCGGCCAAGAAGCCCGACGAGTTCACCGACCGCTCGCGCGAGTCGATGGCCGACCACGTCGACGCCATGCTCGGCTTCCTCGACAAGGGCGCCGAGGTCTTCGACTACGGCAACTCCCTGCGCGGCGAGGCCAAGCTCGGCGGCTGCGAGCGCGCGTTCGACTTCCCGGGCTTCGTGCCCGCCTACATCCGGCCGCTGTTCTGCGAGGGCAACGGCCCGTTCCGCTGGGCCGCGCTCTCCGGCGACCCCGAGGACATCGCCGCCACCGACCGCGCGATGCTCGAACTGTTCCCGGAGAACGAATCCCTCGCACGCTGGATCCGGCTCGCCGGTGAACGCGTGGCGTTCCAAGGGCTGCCGGCGCGGATCTGCTGGCTCGGCTACGGCGAGCGGCACCTGGCCGGCCTGCGGTTCAACGAGATGGTGGCCAGCGGTGAGCTGAAGGCGCCGGTCGTCATCGGCCGCGACCACCTCGACTCGGGCAGCGTCGCCTCGCCGTACCGCGAGACCGAGGGCATGGCCGACGGCTCCGACGCGATCGCCGACTGGCCGCTGCTGAATGCGCTGGTCAACACGTCGTCCGGGGCAAGCTGGGTGTCGATCCACCACGGCGGCGGCGTCGGCATGGGCCGGTCCATCCACGCCGGGCAGGTCAGTGTCGCCGACGGGACGCCGCTGGCCGCGCAGAAGCTGGAGCGCGTGCTCACCAACGACCCCGGCATGGGCGTCATCCGCCACGTCGACGCCGGGTACGACCGCGCGAACGACGTCGCCGACGAGCGCGGCGTGCGGGTGCCGATGCGGGAGGGTGCGTGA
- a CDS encoding poly(ethylene terephthalate) hydrolase family protein, which yields MRRLWLVALLTALFVVPQPAQAAPVHYDQPGPFAVVSEPLDATHTVFRPADLGGGKHAVIVWGNGTGAVPAVYAGLLRHLASYGFVVAAADTVNSGTGVEMLDGARTLVAENARPGSAYFGRIDTAHIGATGHSQGGGGAIAAGADPLVTTTVPIEPGPLGSVAALRGPVLFLGGQSDVVVPPALLVIPRYYAASQVPAVYGELAGATHFTPAGDGGGFRGAITAWFRYWLAGDEQARGVFFGPGCTLCADPAWSQVLRNAKALEV from the coding sequence ATGCGACGGCTGTGGCTCGTAGCGCTCTTGACCGCTCTTTTCGTGGTTCCGCAACCCGCGCAGGCCGCGCCGGTGCACTACGACCAGCCCGGCCCCTTCGCCGTCGTCAGCGAACCTCTCGACGCCACCCACACCGTCTTCCGCCCGGCCGACCTCGGTGGCGGCAAGCACGCGGTGATCGTCTGGGGCAACGGCACCGGCGCGGTCCCCGCCGTCTACGCGGGGCTGCTGCGGCACCTCGCGTCCTACGGGTTCGTCGTCGCGGCCGCCGACACGGTGAACTCCGGGACCGGCGTGGAAATGCTCGACGGCGCCCGCACGCTCGTCGCGGAGAACGCCCGGCCCGGCAGTGCGTACTTCGGCCGGATCGACACCGCGCACATCGGCGCGACCGGGCACTCCCAGGGCGGCGGCGGGGCCATCGCCGCCGGTGCCGACCCGCTCGTCACCACCACCGTCCCGATCGAACCGGGACCGCTCGGGTCCGTCGCGGCGCTGCGCGGCCCGGTGCTCTTCCTCGGCGGCCAGTCCGACGTCGTCGTCCCGCCGGCGCTGCTGGTGATCCCGCGCTACTACGCCGCGTCGCAGGTCCCCGCGGTCTACGGCGAGCTCGCCGGGGCCACCCACTTCACGCCGGCCGGCGACGGCGGCGGCTTCCGCGGCGCGATCACCGCGTGGTTCCGCTACTGGCTGGCCGGGGACGAGCAGGCCCGCGGCGTCTTCTTCGGGCCGGGCTGCACGCTGTGCGCCGACCCGGCGTGGTCGCAGGTGCTACGCAACGCCAAGGCGCTCGAAGTCTGA
- a CDS encoding acyltransferase, which translates to MNKLGWAVVAAAASAVLFFFGTGLDPVPELAWLAPLPILLLAPRVPGAAALGCAFAAHLAGSTGSWSYFWHSQAVPRPAALGILGGSALLFALSTGLFRLLVRRGHGLLAALAAPALWTVVLYGVSLVNPTGLMGTLMTTQADRPSVLRLAAVTGGWGVEFLVLFVPATVAAALAPGVRGVSRLTGLVAVAAAAAGLVFWSVPQPTGPATRIALVAPGQNRWAVDVATPDGQALVQSYVDQIRRVPDGVQAVVLPEAAFAVDQAGRARLVDAFTDVARTRDLDVVTGVLDTTPDGRFNAALAVPPSGAPVEYRKWHNGASPNIASGTEPARIAGIGLMVCMDVNFADPSDEYGAAGTGLVLIPASDEDVDGWEHSRTAMIRGVENGFSVAWSAARGTPTLADARGHVLADAHTGGSPFTVVVADVPIGPGKTFYARFGDWFAWLCGLVALAGIVTGVRKSSDFERLGVA; encoded by the coding sequence ATGAACAAGCTCGGGTGGGCGGTCGTCGCGGCGGCGGCGTCGGCGGTGTTGTTCTTCTTCGGCACTGGTCTGGACCCCGTGCCCGAGCTGGCCTGGTTGGCTCCGCTGCCGATCCTGCTGCTCGCCCCGCGCGTCCCCGGCGCCGCCGCGCTCGGCTGCGCGTTCGCCGCCCACCTCGCGGGCAGCACCGGCAGCTGGAGCTACTTCTGGCACTCGCAGGCCGTCCCGCGGCCCGCGGCGCTCGGGATCCTCGGCGGCAGCGCGCTGCTGTTCGCCCTCTCCACCGGCCTGTTCCGGCTGCTGGTCCGCCGCGGTCACGGTCTTCTGGCCGCGCTCGCCGCACCGGCACTGTGGACGGTCGTGCTCTACGGCGTTTCGCTGGTCAACCCGACCGGCCTGATGGGCACCTTGATGACGACCCAGGCCGACCGCCCGTCCGTGCTGCGGCTCGCCGCGGTCACCGGCGGCTGGGGCGTGGAGTTCCTGGTGCTGTTCGTCCCGGCCACGGTCGCCGCCGCGCTCGCGCCCGGAGTCCGCGGCGTCTCCCGGCTGACCGGGCTGGTCGCCGTCGCCGCCGCGGCGGCCGGGCTCGTCTTCTGGAGCGTTCCGCAGCCGACCGGGCCGGCCACGCGGATCGCCCTGGTCGCGCCCGGGCAGAACCGCTGGGCGGTCGACGTCGCGACGCCGGACGGCCAGGCGCTCGTTCAGTCCTATGTGGACCAGATCCGGCGGGTGCCGGACGGCGTCCAGGCCGTCGTGCTCCCCGAAGCCGCCTTCGCGGTCGACCAAGCCGGCCGCGCGCGCCTCGTCGACGCCTTCACGGACGTCGCCCGGACCCGCGACCTCGACGTCGTCACCGGCGTCCTCGACACCACCCCGGACGGCCGCTTCAACGCCGCGCTCGCCGTGCCGCCGTCCGGCGCTCCGGTCGAATACCGCAAGTGGCACAACGGGGCTTCGCCGAACATCGCGTCCGGCACCGAGCCCGCCCGCATCGCCGGGATCGGCCTCATGGTGTGCATGGACGTCAACTTCGCCGACCCCAGCGACGAGTACGGCGCGGCCGGCACCGGCCTGGTGCTGATCCCGGCGTCCGACGAAGACGTCGACGGCTGGGAGCACAGCCGCACGGCGATGATCCGCGGCGTCGAGAACGGCTTCTCGGTCGCGTGGAGCGCGGCCCGCGGCACGCCGACGCTCGCGGACGCCCGCGGCCACGTCCTGGCCGACGCCCACACCGGCGGCAGCCCGTTCACGGTGGTCGTCGCCGACGTCCCGATCGGACCGGGCAAGACGTTCTACGCCCGCTTCGGCGACTGGTTCGCCTGGCTGTGCGGCCTGGTCGCGCTGGCCGGGATCGTGACGGGCGTCCGGAAGTCGTCAGACTTCGAGCGCCTTGGCGTTGCGTAG
- the hutI gene encoding imidazolonepropionase codes for MAVLITGIGELTTNDPSLGRRSDAALVVEGAEVAWVGTASEAPDADERVDVGGRAVLPGWVDSHTHLVFAGDRTAEFEARMAGKPYTAGGIATTVGATREASDEQLAANLRRHVDEAARQGTTCLETKTGYGLTVADEARSARIAGQVADEVTFLGAHLVPPGADAESYVDLVCGEMLDAVAGSVRWADVFCETGAFDEAQSSRVLRAAAGRGLGLRVHGNQLGEGPGVRLAVELGAASVDHCTYLSDADVEALAASETVATLLPACDLSTRQALAPARRLLDAGATVALASNANPGSSYTTSMAFCVATAVLQMRMTIQEAVWSATAGGAKALRREDVGYLRPGSRADIHVLDAPSVTHLAYRPGVPLTNMVWRAGERVR; via the coding sequence GTGGCAGTCCTGATCACAGGGATCGGCGAGCTGACGACGAACGACCCGTCGCTGGGCCGCCGTTCCGACGCGGCCCTGGTCGTCGAGGGTGCGGAAGTCGCCTGGGTCGGCACGGCGAGCGAGGCGCCGGACGCCGACGAGCGCGTCGACGTCGGCGGCCGCGCGGTGCTGCCCGGCTGGGTCGACAGCCACACGCACCTCGTCTTCGCCGGCGACCGCACCGCCGAGTTCGAGGCGCGGATGGCCGGGAAGCCCTACACGGCAGGGGGAATCGCGACCACGGTCGGCGCGACGCGGGAGGCGTCCGACGAGCAGCTGGCCGCGAACCTGCGCCGTCACGTCGACGAAGCGGCCCGGCAGGGGACGACGTGCCTGGAGACCAAGACGGGCTATGGCCTCACGGTCGCCGACGAGGCTCGCAGTGCCCGGATCGCCGGGCAGGTCGCCGACGAGGTCACGTTCCTCGGCGCGCACCTGGTGCCGCCGGGTGCCGACGCGGAGTCCTATGTGGACCTCGTGTGCGGCGAGATGCTCGACGCCGTCGCGGGAAGCGTGCGCTGGGCGGACGTCTTCTGCGAGACCGGCGCGTTCGACGAGGCCCAGTCGTCGCGGGTCCTGAGGGCCGCCGCCGGGCGCGGGCTCGGGCTGCGCGTGCACGGCAACCAGCTCGGCGAAGGCCCCGGCGTCCGGCTGGCGGTGGAACTCGGCGCGGCGAGCGTCGACCACTGCACCTACTTGAGCGACGCCGACGTCGAAGCCCTGGCGGCTTCGGAGACCGTCGCGACTTTGCTGCCCGCGTGCGATTTGTCGACCCGGCAAGCGCTGGCCCCCGCGCGACGGCTGCTCGACGCGGGCGCGACGGTCGCGCTGGCCAGCAACGCCAACCCGGGCAGCTCGTACACGACGTCGATGGCGTTCTGCGTCGCGACGGCGGTGCTGCAGATGCGCATGACGATCCAGGAGGCCGTCTGGTCGGCGACGGCGGGCGGCGCGAAGGCGTTGCGCCGCGAGGACGTCGGCTACCTGCGACCCGGCTCGCGCGCGGACATCCACGTCCTCGACGCGCCTTCGGTGACGCACCTGGCGTACCGGCCGGGCGTGCCGCTCACGAACATGGTGTGGCGCGCCGGCGAGCGCGTGCGCTGA
- a CDS encoding inorganic phosphate transporter, translating to MDFSLIVLVVIVAALAFDFTNGFHDTANAMATSIATGALKPRIAVAVSAVLNLVGAFLSVEVAKTISGGIVDDTKVTPVIIFAGLVGAIIWNLVTWLIGLPSSSSHALFGGLIGATWIAAGSDAVHFGKVVEKVLIPALASPIVAGIVATLGTFLVYRITARAKQDTVGRTFKAGQIASASLVSLAHGTNDAQKTMGVITLTLIASGSLAPGSNPPVWVILTAGTAIALGTYLGGWRIIQTMGKKLTEIQTPQGFAAETSAAAVILTSAHLGFALSTTHVCSGGIIGSGLGRKLAEVRWGVAGKMVVAWALTLPAAAIVGAVAAEVSTLGTWGTVLIGLAGVVVAVGIYLASRRNPVNANSINEPAPGVQPANA from the coding sequence ATGGACTTCTCGCTGATCGTGCTGGTGGTGATCGTCGCGGCCCTCGCCTTCGACTTCACCAACGGCTTCCACGACACCGCCAACGCGATGGCCACCTCCATCGCCACCGGCGCCCTCAAGCCGCGGATCGCGGTCGCCGTGTCCGCCGTGCTGAACCTCGTCGGCGCGTTCCTCTCGGTGGAGGTCGCGAAGACGATCTCGGGCGGGATCGTGGACGACACCAAGGTGACGCCGGTGATCATCTTCGCCGGTCTGGTCGGGGCGATCATCTGGAACCTGGTGACCTGGCTGATCGGGCTGCCGTCGAGCTCGTCGCACGCGCTCTTCGGCGGGCTGATCGGCGCCACCTGGATCGCCGCCGGCTCCGACGCCGTCCACTTCGGGAAGGTCGTCGAAAAGGTCCTGATCCCCGCGCTCGCTTCGCCGATCGTCGCCGGGATCGTCGCGACGCTGGGCACCTTCCTCGTCTACCGGATCACCGCGCGGGCGAAGCAGGACACGGTGGGCCGGACCTTCAAGGCCGGTCAGATCGCCTCGGCGTCGCTGGTGTCGCTCGCGCACGGCACGAACGACGCGCAGAAGACGATGGGGGTCATCACGCTGACGCTGATCGCGTCCGGGTCGCTCGCGCCGGGCTCGAACCCGCCGGTCTGGGTGATCCTGACCGCCGGCACCGCGATCGCGCTCGGCACCTACCTCGGCGGCTGGCGGATCATCCAGACGATGGGCAAGAAGCTCACCGAAATCCAGACGCCGCAGGGCTTCGCGGCCGAGACCAGTGCGGCGGCGGTCATCCTGACCTCGGCGCACCTCGGGTTCGCGCTGTCCACCACGCACGTCTGCTCGGGCGGCATCATCGGCTCCGGCCTCGGCCGCAAGCTCGCCGAGGTCCGCTGGGGCGTCGCGGGCAAGATGGTCGTCGCGTGGGCGCTGACGCTGCCCGCCGCGGCGATCGTCGGCGCGGTCGCCGCCGAGGTGTCGACGCTCGGCACCTGGGGCACCGTCCTGATCGGCCTCGCCGGCGTCGTCGTCGCGGTGGGCATCTACCTCGCGTCGCGGCGGAACCCGGTCAACGCCAACAGCATCAACGAGCCCGCGCCCGGCGTGCAGCCGGCCAACGCCTGA